A single window of Algiphilus sp. DNA harbors:
- a CDS encoding SDR family NAD(P)-dependent oxidoreductase encodes MSDKQLEGVVAVVTGASRGAGKGIAIALGSHGATVYVTGRSLNEGDAALPGTIGATAEAVTDAGGTGVAVACDHADDAQVEALFERVKAEQGGLDILVNNATFVHDQLIEPGGFWEKPLDMTRIFDVGLRSSYVASWFAAPLLVARGGGLMVFTSSFGARCYMHGPAYGAQKVAVDKFAADMAVDLREHDVATASIWMGMLQTDRTRRVMAQDPDKYAGFWDIAETPEFTGHLVAALYRDPKRMERSGQTLIGAELAQEYGLSETDGRQPPSHREMLGAPVQAHPAIVQ; translated from the coding sequence ATGAGCGACAAGCAGCTTGAAGGCGTGGTGGCAGTGGTCACCGGCGCCTCGCGCGGGGCCGGCAAGGGCATCGCGATTGCGCTCGGCAGCCATGGCGCCACGGTCTACGTGACCGGCCGCTCGCTGAACGAGGGGGACGCCGCCCTGCCCGGCACCATCGGCGCCACCGCCGAGGCCGTGACCGACGCCGGTGGCACCGGCGTCGCGGTGGCCTGCGACCACGCCGATGACGCCCAGGTGGAAGCGCTGTTCGAACGGGTGAAGGCCGAGCAGGGCGGGCTGGATATCCTGGTCAACAACGCCACCTTCGTCCACGACCAGCTCATCGAGCCGGGCGGCTTCTGGGAGAAGCCGCTGGACATGACGCGCATCTTCGACGTCGGGCTGCGCTCGTCCTACGTGGCGAGCTGGTTCGCGGCGCCACTGCTGGTTGCCCGCGGCGGCGGCCTGATGGTGTTCACGTCGTCATTCGGGGCGCGCTGCTACATGCACGGACCGGCCTACGGCGCGCAGAAGGTCGCCGTCGACAAGTTCGCCGCCGACATGGCGGTCGACCTGCGCGAGCACGATGTCGCCACCGCGTCGATCTGGATGGGCATGCTGCAGACCGACCGCACACGCCGGGTGATGGCACAGGATCCCGACAAGTACGCCGGCTTCTGGGATATCGCCGAGACGCCGGAGTTCACCGGACACCTCGTCGCCGCGCTCTACCGCGACCCGAAACGCATGGAACGCAGCGGGCAGACGCTGATCGGCGCCGAGCTGGCGCAGGAGTACGGGCTCAGCGAGACCGACGGCCGCCAGCCGCCGTCGCATCGCGAGATGCTGGGTGCGCCCGTGCAGGCGCACCCAGCCATCGTCCAGTAG
- a CDS encoding nuclear transport factor 2 family protein — MLSQQAMSDRLEIETVLVRYVNAIDTRDFDALDAVFTPDARIDYTAMGGMAGSYAEVRPWLADVLPRFPAYYHLLGNIAATIDGDSAHSRTACFNPMTVELAGGVQQTMFLGLWYIDDWLRTPEGWRITRRIEEKCFDHNVPAPMNTGTQAS, encoded by the coding sequence ATGCTAAGCCAGCAGGCGATGTCGGACCGACTCGAGATCGAGACGGTGCTGGTGCGGTACGTCAACGCCATCGACACCCGCGACTTCGATGCCCTCGACGCCGTGTTCACGCCCGATGCCCGCATCGACTACACCGCGATGGGCGGCATGGCCGGCAGCTATGCCGAGGTGCGCCCCTGGCTCGCCGATGTGCTGCCCCGCTTCCCGGCGTACTACCACCTCCTCGGCAACATCGCCGCTACCATCGACGGCGACTCGGCGCACTCCCGCACCGCCTGCTTCAACCCGATGACCGTCGAGCTCGCCGGCGGTGTTCAGCAGACCATGTTCCTCGGCCTCTGGTACATCGACGACTGGCTGCGCACGCCCGAGGGCTGGCGCATCACCCGCCGGATCGAGGAGAAATGCTTCGACCACAACGTGCCGGCGCCGATGAACACCGGCACCCAGGCAAGCTAG
- a CDS encoding FAD-binding protein — translation MATDADAQPRDGTLAVSAPLEVDAVDGGWDEECDVLVTGFGAAGAASAISAHDAGARVLICERFEGGGATTISGGVVYLGGGTRHQRDSGFDDTPEAMRAYLATEVGDAVSPATLQRFCDDSRGMLDWLESLGVPFAGESDPPKTSYPRDGVYLYYSGNEKVPEVAAIAPPAPRGHRTAVPGMSGYGLFAALREAVAARGIAVSAQTAVRRLVRERATGAILGAEVARLPPGSRAARRHARLARWAGRLHNVAGGLADRLRARACAIEREHARTVRVRARNGVVLTTGGFVFNRAMVAEHAPAYGANLRLGATGCDGSGIRLGMSAGGDTARLHKASAWRFINPPSPWPKGLIVDTQGRRFCNEEVYGARLGVIMCEQHDGRAWLILDRELRRQATREALFGKLRAFQSVPSLIMMLFAPRARSITALARKLRLPAANVEGAVAAMNDAIAQQRPDPLGKSESTRHALTEGPFYAIDISATSPVFPLPTITLGGLRVDEQTGAVLDADDAPIPGLYAAGRAAVGLASNGYVSGLSLADCLWSGRRAGAAMAGGVQAAPRDAVPAPGGHADDVATA, via the coding sequence ATGGCCACTGACGCCGACGCGCAGCCCCGGGACGGCACGCTCGCCGTCTCCGCGCCCCTGGAAGTCGATGCGGTCGACGGCGGCTGGGACGAGGAGTGCGACGTGCTGGTGACCGGCTTCGGTGCCGCCGGCGCGGCGAGCGCGATCAGCGCGCACGATGCCGGCGCCCGGGTCCTGATCTGCGAGCGCTTCGAAGGCGGCGGCGCCACCACCATCAGCGGCGGGGTCGTCTACCTCGGCGGCGGCACGCGCCATCAGCGCGATTCCGGCTTCGACGACACGCCGGAGGCCATGCGCGCCTATCTCGCCACCGAGGTCGGCGATGCGGTCTCCCCCGCTACCCTGCAGCGCTTCTGCGACGACAGCCGCGGCATGCTCGACTGGCTGGAATCGCTGGGCGTCCCCTTCGCCGGCGAGAGCGATCCGCCCAAGACCTCCTACCCGCGCGACGGCGTCTATCTGTACTACTCCGGCAACGAGAAGGTGCCCGAGGTGGCGGCGATCGCGCCGCCGGCGCCGCGCGGCCATCGCACCGCGGTACCCGGCATGTCGGGCTACGGGCTGTTCGCGGCGCTGCGCGAGGCGGTCGCTGCCCGGGGCATCGCGGTGAGCGCGCAGACTGCCGTGCGCCGCCTGGTGCGCGAGCGCGCCACCGGCGCCATCCTCGGGGCCGAGGTCGCACGCCTGCCCCCCGGCTCGCGCGCGGCGCGCCGGCACGCGCGACTGGCGCGCTGGGCCGGCCGCCTGCACAACGTGGCGGGCGGGCTTGCCGATCGTCTCCGGGCCCGCGCCTGCGCCATCGAGCGCGAGCACGCCCGCACGGTGCGCGTGCGCGCCCGCAACGGCGTCGTGCTGACCACCGGCGGCTTCGTGTTCAATCGCGCCATGGTGGCCGAGCATGCCCCCGCCTACGGCGCCAATCTGCGCCTCGGCGCCACCGGCTGCGACGGCAGCGGCATCCGCCTGGGCATGTCGGCCGGCGGCGATACGGCGCGGCTGCACAAGGCATCGGCGTGGCGCTTCATCAACCCGCCCTCGCCCTGGCCGAAGGGCCTGATCGTGGACACGCAGGGCCGGCGCTTCTGCAACGAGGAGGTCTATGGCGCCCGCCTCGGCGTCATCATGTGCGAGCAGCACGACGGTCGCGCCTGGCTGATCCTGGACCGCGAGCTGCGCCGGCAGGCCACCCGCGAGGCACTGTTCGGCAAGCTGCGCGCCTTCCAGAGCGTGCCCTCGCTGATCATGATGCTGTTCGCCCCGCGGGCACGGTCGATCACCGCACTGGCCCGAAAGCTGCGCCTGCCGGCGGCCAATGTCGAGGGCGCAGTGGCGGCGATGAACGATGCCATCGCGCAGCAGCGACCGGACCCGCTGGGCAAGTCCGAGAGCACGCGCCACGCGCTGACCGAGGGCCCGTTCTACGCCATCGATATCTCGGCCACCAGCCCGGTGTTCCCGCTGCCGACCATCACGCTCGGCGGTCTGCGCGTCGACGAGCAGACCGGCGCGGTGCTCGATGCGGACGACGCCCCCATTCCCGGCCTCTACGCCGCGGGCCGCGCAGCGGTCGGCCTGGCATCGAACGGCTACGTCAGCGGGCTGTCGCTGGCCGACTGTCTCTGGTCCGGTCGCCGGGCCGGCGCGGCCATGGCGGGCGGCGTGCAGGCCGCGCCACGGGATGCCGTGCCGGCGCCCGGCGGGCACGCGGACGATGTCGCGACCGCCTAG
- a CDS encoding efflux RND transporter permease subunit, with amino-acid sequence MSDRASRGFDRVRARIEDGFARWGAFCHDHPWWIIATIVLALVYFSTWFQTMQVDTSNESYLRKSDPARVTYDAFQREFGKDERIVVLVESDGDIVNDAFLRRLREWHEFLESVPQVDKVDSLINARLTIGRDDELIVKDLLEDWPQSDAGFDALRERIRSNPLYRNHYVSPDLQRTILIVTPDTYTASYSGAGADDDPDAFDFESGFGGADALMAKGGGDDAAEDAAADEARFITDEEIYAMIDTIRAAKSDFARPGFDIGIAGSPFMMHQLTFILGRDMFLFSGVGIVLISVLLFAVFRRWVMVVLPISVSALAVYFTFALMCFFGMVITTAVQILPSLLLAVGVGNAVHVFTVYFQAVDRGNDKREALRYALGHSGLAVMMTGLTTAGGLASFVTANLKPIGDIGIIAPMGIICALLFSLALLPALIAVTPFRNRGLHDDSGGLFQRFLMWCAEVSTSHPLRVVGIWFALLAVCLVIAAQIRPSHFPLEWFPADSEVRSTTEVIDRHFGGATFSEIIIDTGVENGLHDPELLHAVDSAVAFMDELEVHGVQSGKSTSLLQINKELHQALNGNDPAYYEIPDSRELIAQELLLFENSGSDDLEDIVDTEFSKMRITAKMPFVDGVLYPDYLTELKAGFEERIGDRADITFTGVIMILAGSVKSLIGDTIRAYLMAFAIVAPLMMLLVGSVRTGLISMIPNLAPIIVTLALMPLLGIPLDAFTLLVGSIALGLAVDDTIHFMHNFHRYYAQLGDERQAVRETLRTTGKALMITSLVLSGAFFVNLLGTMHNLRDFGLLTGFCILVAFLADALLAPALMTLLARRKQRQLLEATA; translated from the coding sequence ATGAGCGACCGTGCATCGCGAGGCTTCGACCGCGTGCGGGCGCGCATCGAGGACGGTTTCGCGCGCTGGGGCGCGTTCTGTCATGACCATCCGTGGTGGATCATCGCCACCATCGTGCTGGCGCTGGTGTACTTCTCGACCTGGTTCCAGACCATGCAGGTCGATACCTCCAACGAGAGCTACCTGCGCAAGAGCGACCCCGCGCGCGTCACCTACGACGCCTTCCAGCGCGAGTTCGGCAAGGACGAGCGCATCGTCGTGCTGGTCGAGAGCGATGGCGATATCGTGAACGATGCCTTCCTGCGCCGGCTGCGCGAATGGCACGAATTCCTCGAATCGGTGCCGCAGGTCGACAAGGTCGACAGCCTGATCAACGCGCGCCTGACCATCGGCCGCGACGACGAGCTCATCGTCAAGGATCTGCTCGAGGACTGGCCGCAGAGCGATGCCGGCTTCGACGCGCTGCGCGAGCGCATCCGGAGCAATCCGCTCTACCGCAATCACTACGTCAGCCCGGACCTGCAGCGCACGATCCTGATCGTGACGCCGGACACCTATACCGCGAGCTATTCCGGTGCCGGCGCGGACGACGACCCTGACGCCTTCGACTTCGAGTCCGGATTCGGCGGCGCGGACGCCCTCATGGCGAAGGGCGGGGGCGATGACGCCGCGGAGGATGCCGCCGCCGACGAGGCGCGCTTCATCACCGATGAAGAGATCTACGCGATGATCGACACCATCCGGGCGGCGAAGAGCGACTTCGCCCGGCCGGGCTTCGACATCGGCATCGCCGGTTCGCCCTTCATGATGCACCAGCTCACCTTCATCCTCGGGCGGGACATGTTCCTGTTCTCGGGCGTGGGCATCGTGCTGATCTCGGTGCTGCTGTTCGCGGTGTTCCGGCGCTGGGTGATGGTGGTTCTGCCGATCAGCGTGTCCGCGCTGGCGGTGTACTTCACCTTCGCGCTGATGTGCTTTTTCGGCATGGTCATCACCACGGCCGTGCAGATCCTGCCCTCGCTGCTGCTGGCGGTCGGCGTGGGCAATGCGGTGCACGTGTTCACGGTCTACTTCCAGGCCGTCGATCGCGGCAACGACAAGCGCGAGGCACTGCGCTACGCGCTGGGGCACTCCGGTCTGGCGGTCATGATGACGGGACTGACCACGGCCGGCGGCCTGGCGTCCTTCGTCACCGCCAACCTCAAGCCCATCGGCGACATCGGGATCATCGCGCCCATGGGCATCATCTGCGCGCTGCTGTTCTCGCTGGCGCTGCTGCCGGCGCTGATCGCGGTGACCCCGTTCCGCAACCGCGGCCTGCACGATGACAGCGGGGGGCTTTTCCAGCGCTTCCTGATGTGGTGCGCGGAGGTATCCACCAGCCATCCGCTGCGCGTGGTCGGCATCTGGTTCGCGCTGCTCGCGGTGTGCCTGGTCATCGCCGCCCAGATCCGGCCGAGCCACTTCCCGCTGGAATGGTTCCCGGCCGACAGCGAGGTACGGAGCACCACCGAGGTCATCGACCGCCACTTCGGCGGCGCGACCTTCTCCGAGATCATCATCGACACCGGCGTCGAGAACGGCCTGCACGACCCCGAGCTGCTGCACGCCGTCGACAGCGCCGTGGCCTTCATGGACGAGCTCGAGGTGCACGGCGTGCAGTCCGGCAAGTCGACCTCGCTGCTCCAGATCAACAAGGAGCTGCACCAGGCGCTCAACGGCAACGATCCGGCCTACTACGAGATTCCGGACAGTCGCGAGCTGATTGCCCAGGAGCTGCTGCTGTTCGAGAATTCGGGCAGCGACGATCTCGAGGACATCGTCGACACCGAGTTCAGCAAGATGCGCATCACCGCCAAGATGCCCTTCGTCGATGGCGTGCTGTACCCGGACTATCTGACCGAGCTGAAGGCGGGCTTCGAGGAACGCATCGGCGACCGCGCCGACATCACCTTCACCGGCGTCATCATGATCCTCGCCGGCAGCGTCAAGTCGCTCATCGGCGACACCATCCGCGCCTACCTCATGGCCTTCGCCATCGTCGCGCCGCTGATGATGCTGCTGGTGGGCTCGGTGCGCACCGGCCTCATCAGCATGATCCCCAATCTCGCGCCCATCATCGTCACGCTGGCGCTGATGCCGCTGCTGGGGATTCCGCTGGATGCCTTCACCCTGCTGGTGGGCTCCATCGCGCTGGGCCTGGCGGTGGACGACACCATCCACTTCATGCACAACTTCCACCGCTACTACGCCCAGCTCGGCGACGAGCGGCAGGCCGTGCGCGAGACGCTGCGCACCACCGGCAAGGCGCTGATGATCACGTCGCTGGTGCTGTCCGGCGCCTTCTTCGTGAACCTGCTCGGCACCATGCACAACCTGCGCGACTTCGGCCTGCTCACCGGCTTCTGCATCCTCGTCGCCTTCCTCGCCGACGCCCTGCTGGCGCCGGCGCTGATGACCCTGCTGGCGCGGCGCAAGCAACGACAACTCCTGGAGGCAACCGCATGA
- a CDS encoding FadD3 family acyl-CoA ligase codes for MHTTPEVFADAVRRYGNRPALVDEQGRATTYSELDAIRKRAAGALIARGIQPGDRVAIWAPNTVQWVMAALAIHSAGAALVPINTRMRGKEAGYILARSGARLMFCAGDFLGTHYPGLLGDDRPDTLEDIVILHDARASDTGWDAFLDQAPWAHETEVKTRAASVTADSVMDIMFTSGTTGLPKGVVTCHGQNLRVIAEWSRCMGLKADDRYLVVNPFFHAFGYKVGWLAGLMHGMAVYPQAVFDAATVMERIGRDRISVLPGPPTLFVSLLDDPDRASRDLSSLRATITGAAAVAPSLIERIRAELGFEIVLTGYGLTETCGIVTLCDADDDAETIVNTVGRALPAIDLRCMDDTGKLLGPNETGEVVVRGYNVMQGYLDDATATHKAIDAAGWLHTGDIGSIDDNGYLKITDRLKDMYICGGFNCYPAEIERLVAAHPAVSQVAVVGVPDARMGEVGKAYVVPRSGQQLDEAAFREWCRDRMANYKVPRHLELRESLPTNASGKVLKYELRGKES; via the coding sequence ATGCACACCACACCGGAGGTCTTCGCCGATGCGGTGCGCCGCTACGGCAACAGGCCGGCCCTGGTCGACGAGCAGGGTCGCGCGACCACCTACAGCGAGCTCGATGCCATCCGCAAGCGCGCGGCGGGCGCGCTGATCGCGCGTGGCATCCAGCCCGGCGATCGCGTCGCCATCTGGGCGCCCAACACGGTGCAGTGGGTGATGGCGGCGCTGGCCATCCACAGCGCGGGCGCAGCGCTGGTGCCGATCAATACCCGCATGCGCGGCAAGGAGGCGGGCTACATCCTGGCGCGCAGCGGCGCACGCCTGATGTTCTGCGCCGGCGACTTCCTGGGCACCCACTATCCGGGCCTGCTCGGCGACGATCGCCCCGACACCCTGGAAGACATCGTCATCCTCCACGATGCCCGCGCGAGCGATACCGGATGGGACGCCTTCCTCGATCAGGCGCCCTGGGCCCACGAGACCGAGGTGAAGACGCGCGCGGCATCGGTGACCGCGGACAGCGTCATGGACATCATGTTCACGTCCGGTACCACCGGTCTGCCCAAGGGCGTGGTGACCTGCCACGGGCAGAATCTGCGCGTGATCGCCGAATGGTCGCGCTGCATGGGGCTGAAGGCGGACGACCGCTACCTCGTCGTCAATCCCTTCTTCCACGCCTTCGGCTACAAGGTCGGCTGGCTGGCCGGGCTCATGCACGGCATGGCGGTCTATCCGCAGGCGGTGTTCGATGCCGCCACCGTCATGGAGCGCATCGGCCGGGACCGCATCTCGGTCCTGCCGGGCCCACCCACCCTCTTCGTCAGCCTGCTCGACGACCCCGACCGCGCCAGCCGCGACCTGTCCAGCCTGCGCGCGACCATCACCGGCGCGGCCGCGGTAGCCCCCAGCCTGATCGAGCGCATCCGCGCCGAGCTCGGCTTCGAGATCGTGCTGACCGGTTACGGGCTCACCGAGACCTGCGGCATCGTCACGCTGTGCGACGCCGACGACGACGCCGAGACCATCGTCAACACGGTGGGGCGCGCCCTGCCCGCCATCGATCTGCGCTGCATGGACGACACCGGCAAGCTGCTGGGCCCGAACGAGACCGGCGAGGTCGTGGTGCGCGGCTACAACGTCATGCAGGGCTACCTCGACGACGCCACGGCCACCCACAAGGCGATCGATGCGGCCGGCTGGCTGCACACCGGCGACATCGGCAGCATCGACGACAACGGCTATCTGAAGATCACCGACCGCCTCAAGGACATGTACATCTGCGGCGGCTTCAACTGCTACCCGGCCGAGATCGAGCGCCTCGTCGCCGCCCATCCGGCGGTGAGTCAGGTCGCCGTCGTCGGTGTTCCCGATGCGCGCATGGGCGAGGTCGGCAAGGCCTATGTCGTGCCGCGCAGCGGCCAGCAGCTCGACGAGGCCGCGTTCCGCGAGTGGTGCCGGGACCGGATGGCCAACTACAAGGTGCCGCGCCATCTCGAGCTGCGCGAATCACTGCCCACCAACGCCTCGGGCAAGGTGCTGAAGTACGAATTGCGTGGGAAGGAATCCTGA
- a CDS encoding ferredoxin--NADP reductase, translating to MTAPQYHRITVEDVTAETADAHSITFSVPEQLLDTFAYKPGQHLQLHVPHEDRKLPRCYSLSSNPFAGEMLRVTVKRVADGRASNWICDHLAAGDSVEVAAPAGVFVPRTLDADLLMFAGGSGITPVYSILRSVMTAGRGHVRLIYANRDSDAIIFRDALAALAREHADRLEIIHWLDNVQGHPSETQLTMLARGWERADCFVCGPGPFMDTAVAALHGMGVPRARVHVERFVSLPDDADALAAPEPDAGATTMPLTVHIDGGTVEATARSGQPLLDALEAAGVEAPHSCRSGACGACMCRLEEGSIDHRHNVVLDEQDLADGWILSCQALPTSPRLTIRYPE from the coding sequence ATGACCGCACCGCAGTACCACCGCATCACCGTCGAGGACGTCACCGCCGAAACCGCGGACGCGCACTCGATCACCTTCTCGGTGCCCGAGCAGCTGCTCGATACCTTTGCCTACAAGCCCGGCCAGCATCTGCAGCTTCATGTCCCGCACGAGGACCGCAAGCTGCCGCGCTGCTACTCGCTGTCGTCGAACCCGTTCGCCGGCGAGATGCTGCGGGTGACCGTCAAGCGTGTGGCCGACGGCCGCGCCTCGAACTGGATCTGCGACCACCTGGCCGCCGGCGACAGCGTCGAGGTCGCGGCGCCGGCCGGCGTCTTCGTCCCGCGCACCCTGGACGCGGATCTCCTCATGTTCGCGGGCGGCAGCGGCATCACGCCGGTGTACTCGATCCTGCGCTCGGTGATGACGGCCGGTCGTGGGCACGTACGGCTGATCTACGCCAACCGCGACAGCGACGCCATCATCTTCCGTGATGCGCTCGCCGCGCTCGCCCGGGAGCACGCCGACCGGCTGGAGATCATCCACTGGCTCGACAACGTGCAGGGCCACCCCAGCGAGACCCAGCTGACCATGCTGGCCCGCGGCTGGGAGCGGGCGGACTGCTTCGTGTGCGGACCGGGCCCCTTCATGGATACCGCCGTCGCGGCGCTCCACGGCATGGGGGTGCCGCGCGCGCGGGTCCACGTCGAGCGCTTCGTGTCGCTGCCCGACGATGCCGATGCACTGGCCGCACCCGAGCCCGATGCCGGCGCCACCACCATGCCGCTGACCGTGCACATCGACGGCGGCACGGTCGAGGCCACCGCGCGCAGCGGCCAGCCGCTGCTCGATGCCCTGGAGGCCGCCGGCGTCGAGGCACCGCACTCGTGCCGCAGCGGCGCCTGCGGTGCCTGCATGTGCCGCCTCGAGGAAGGCAGCATCGATCACCGGCACAACGTGGTGCTCGACGAGCAGGACCTTGCCGACGGCTGGATCCTGTCGTGCCAGGCACTCCCGACGTCGCCGCGGCTCACCATTCGCTATCCCGAATAG